Proteins from a genomic interval of Mesobacillus sp. S13:
- a CDS encoding rhodanese-related sulfurtransferase — MSLKYRVLLYYKYVTINDPEQFAADHLKFCKETGMKGRILVANEGINGTVSGTIEQTEKYMETMQADPRFADMVFKIDESDMHAFKKMHVRPRKELVTLRLEDDVDPNATTGKYLSPEEFYEAMNDSETIVIDARNDYEYDLGHFREAVKPDIKNFRELPSWIRENRDMFEGKKVLTYCTGGIRCEKFSGWMLKEGFEDVSQLHGGIVTYGKDASVQGKLWDGQCYVFDERISVPVNQHEHVVVGRDIFTGEPCERYVNCANPECNKQILCSEENEHKHLRGCTHECRVHPRNRYVAEHGLSEEQVKERLAQITDSEIAR; from the coding sequence ATGAGTCTTAAATATAGAGTATTGCTTTACTACAAGTATGTAACGATCAATGATCCAGAGCAATTTGCGGCGGATCATCTGAAGTTCTGCAAAGAAACCGGCATGAAAGGGAGAATCCTTGTAGCCAATGAAGGCATCAACGGAACAGTATCCGGGACGATCGAACAGACAGAAAAGTATATGGAAACAATGCAAGCAGATCCACGTTTTGCTGATATGGTCTTTAAAATTGATGAATCGGATATGCATGCTTTCAAAAAGATGCATGTAAGGCCCCGGAAGGAGCTTGTCACGCTTCGCCTTGAGGATGATGTTGACCCGAATGCTACGACTGGGAAGTATTTGAGTCCGGAAGAGTTTTACGAGGCCATGAATGATTCAGAAACGATTGTCATCGATGCAAGAAACGATTATGAGTACGACCTGGGCCATTTTCGCGAAGCGGTCAAGCCTGACATAAAGAACTTCCGCGAGCTTCCATCGTGGATCAGGGAAAATCGCGACATGTTCGAAGGCAAAAAAGTCCTGACCTATTGTACAGGAGGAATCAGATGTGAAAAGTTTTCCGGTTGGATGCTGAAAGAAGGCTTCGAGGATGTGTCCCAGCTGCATGGCGGGATTGTGACATATGGGAAAGATGCCAGTGTACAGGGAAAACTGTGGGACGGCCAATGCTATGTGTTTGATGAGCGGATAAGTGTCCCGGTCAACCAGCATGAACATGTCGTGGTAGGAAGAGATATTTTTACTGGTGAGCCGTGCGAGCGGTACGTGAACTGTGCTAATCCAGAGTGCAACAAACAGATTCTTTGCTCAGAGGAGAATGAGCATAAGCATTTGCGCGGATGCACCCATGAATGCCGAGTCCACCCAAGAAACAGATATGTTGCTGAACATGGATTGAGCGAGGAGCAAGTGAAGGAAAGGCTTGCCCAAATCACAGATTCAGAAATAGCCAGGTAA
- a CDS encoding NADPH-dependent FMN reductase produces the protein MKLVGVSGSLIGSKTSKSVFEVLNAVEKINPAIETELVDLKDYDVEFVRGIPLPSYNGDTVTVVNKILTADLLVFGTPIYQASISGALKNLLDHIPTDSFKSKVTAIVSTGGSDKHFLVAEYHLKPILSFLKGVVPNGSVFVQNAAFNEDNEISDPDVLSRIQSLSEEMLVMQESISSR, from the coding sequence TTGAAGTTAGTCGGCGTTTCGGGGTCACTTATAGGTTCGAAAACATCCAAATCCGTGTTTGAAGTCCTGAATGCAGTGGAAAAAATCAATCCGGCAATTGAAACGGAATTAGTAGATTTAAAGGACTATGATGTGGAGTTTGTTCGTGGAATCCCATTACCAAGCTATAACGGCGATACTGTCACAGTGGTGAATAAAATCTTAACGGCAGATTTGCTTGTATTTGGGACTCCGATTTACCAGGCGTCCATATCGGGTGCCTTAAAGAATCTGTTGGACCACATCCCAACGGACTCATTTAAATCCAAAGTGACAGCCATTGTTTCAACTGGAGGATCTGACAAGCACTTTCTTGTTGCGGAATATCATTTAAAACCGATCCTTAGCTTCCTTAAAGGAGTTGTTCCGAACGGAAGTGTATTTGTCCAGAATGCGGCCTTTAATGAGGACAACGAGATAAGTGATCCTGATGTTTTATCAAGAATACAGTCGTTATCGGAAGAAATGCTGGTTATGCAGGAAAGCATATCAAGCAGATAA
- a CDS encoding pirin family protein, translating to MAQSFKRDVKDQWYVKYDEVGFPSIQKGWILPVNRWKDFDPFILMAEDWFKRGTFSDHPHRGFQTVTYVVDGRLEHIDNAGGRDILEPGDVQYMNAGWAARHAEEGVDDDIAHTLQLWLNLPKDLRKTEASYQNVYSEDAPVVEFDGGSVKVFSGEIAGVKGPLNSIVPITLSEITLSEGTEYVHELPENHNAFLYVLSGDLDFGESQVNLKKHGVATLTFNEDGNDDNTSELKIKSNSRRSKLLVYSGKPIKEEIVPYGPFVMSTMDEIRQAFRDFQQGKFGPPAI from the coding sequence ATGGCACAATCATTCAAGCGTGACGTCAAGGACCAATGGTATGTGAAGTATGATGAGGTAGGTTTTCCTTCAATCCAGAAGGGCTGGATTTTGCCAGTAAACAGATGGAAAGATTTTGACCCTTTCATTTTGATGGCAGAAGACTGGTTTAAACGCGGTACTTTTTCCGACCATCCGCATAGAGGTTTCCAAACCGTTACTTATGTAGTGGATGGAAGGCTTGAGCATATTGATAATGCTGGCGGGAGAGACATCCTGGAACCCGGGGATGTTCAGTATATGAATGCAGGCTGGGCGGCACGGCATGCCGAAGAAGGGGTGGATGATGATATCGCCCACACTCTGCAGCTTTGGCTGAACCTGCCTAAGGATCTTCGGAAGACAGAGGCCTCGTATCAGAATGTGTATTCAGAAGATGCGCCAGTAGTCGAATTTGATGGCGGATCTGTCAAGGTGTTTTCTGGGGAAATTGCGGGGGTGAAGGGGCCGTTGAATTCAATTGTGCCTATTACCCTGTCCGAGATTACTTTGTCAGAGGGAACTGAATACGTTCATGAACTGCCAGAAAACCATAACGCATTCTTATATGTTCTATCAGGTGATCTGGATTTTGGTGAAAGCCAGGTCAATTTAAAGAAGCATGGGGTTGCTACATTAACCTTTAATGAAGATGGAAACGATGATAATACAAGTGAATTGAAAATTAAATCCAACAGCCGACGCTCCAAGCTGCTTGTATATTCCGGAAAGCCGATAAAAGAAGAAATTGTGCCATATGGACCTTTTGTCATGAGCACGATGGATGAAATCAGACAGGCATTCCGGGACTTCCAGCAAGGAAAGTTCGGACCTCCAGCCATATAG
- a CDS encoding DUF6944 family repetitive protein: MKNETKELFGEWVQAAGTTLAAIGSTPLKRFTESQLINFIVWGNELQALGNSLIADSETNFTIDKIGNQIQATGNVTTLAGFILPVGEGTTLKLDIKGNLLQALGGSASLSVILVEESSIDALYILYGILLQVIGNSMQAIGGIIDLRGGEGGKIITSGSWIQAIGSIIQAVGVTNDFVDKYGS, from the coding sequence ATGAAAAATGAGACCAAGGAACTTTTTGGTGAGTGGGTACAGGCGGCCGGAACAACACTAGCTGCAATTGGCAGTACACCTCTGAAGAGATTTACCGAAAGCCAGCTTATAAATTTTATTGTGTGGGGGAACGAACTGCAGGCTTTAGGCAATTCACTAATTGCAGACAGTGAAACCAACTTTACAATTGACAAGATCGGAAATCAAATCCAAGCTACCGGAAATGTCACCACGCTCGCTGGCTTTATTCTGCCTGTCGGTGAAGGGACTACATTGAAATTAGATATTAAAGGTAATCTGCTCCAAGCCCTCGGTGGCAGTGCTTCCCTCTCAGTAATTTTAGTTGAGGAATCTTCAATTGACGCTCTCTACATTTTATATGGAATACTCTTGCAAGTAATCGGCAACTCGATGCAGGCAATCGGGGGAATTATTGACCTGCGCGGCGGTGAAGGCGGGAAAATCATCACCTCTGGAAGCTGGATTCAGGCCATAGGTTCCATTATCCAGGCAGTCGGGGTTACTAATGATTTTGTGGATAAATATGGTTCATAA
- a CDS encoding DUF2188 domain-containing protein yields the protein MAKNSDNGREREGYFKDRAGTDDARFHAVPHDEEGWAVKREGQDEPELTTDSKSEAVNEAQRMAEEAGTIAYIHDEDGQIEDQVNYSSR from the coding sequence ATGGCAAAGAATAGTGATAACGGAAGGGAACGCGAAGGTTATTTCAAGGACCGCGCTGGAACAGATGATGCAAGATTCCACGCCGTGCCCCATGATGAAGAAGGCTGGGCAGTCAAAAGAGAAGGACAGGATGAGCCGGAACTCACGACTGATTCAAAATCCGAGGCTGTAAATGAAGCCCAACGAATGGCTGAAGAAGCCGGTACGATAGCATACATCCATGATGAAGACGGGCAGATTGAGGACCAGGTCAATTACAGCAGCAGATGA
- a CDS encoding TIGR02206 family membrane protein, which yields MRELFEPGTENVFQLFSSVHLYTLAAFLLLIILLFFFRKTLRNPSINRMARVGLFLVLILSEISLQIWLWWSGHWSYQYSLPLHLSSISLILSALLLLTKRYALFEFTYFVGVGSALQAMITPDISLYTFPHYRYVHFFISHGGTVIANLFMVFVAGYRPTGKSIWKAFLWLNVYTLIVFIVNFLIEGNYMYISEKPVNPSLIDYLGPWPWYILSLEAITLVTFLILYLPFWLTRRLNSEELQN from the coding sequence ATGAGGGAACTCTTTGAGCCGGGTACAGAAAATGTCTTTCAGCTATTTTCCAGTGTACATCTGTATACACTTGCGGCTTTCCTGCTTTTGATCATTTTGCTTTTCTTTTTCCGAAAAACGTTAAGAAACCCCAGTATCAATCGAATGGCACGGGTTGGATTATTTCTAGTACTGATTCTTTCCGAAATCAGCCTGCAGATATGGCTTTGGTGGAGCGGGCATTGGAGCTATCAATATTCGCTTCCCCTTCATCTGAGCAGCATCTCACTCATCCTTTCCGCCCTTTTACTTTTAACAAAAAGATATGCACTGTTTGAGTTCACATACTTTGTCGGTGTCGGCAGCGCGCTGCAGGCGATGATCACTCCAGACATCAGCCTGTATACCTTTCCCCACTACCGTTATGTCCATTTCTTCATTTCCCATGGCGGAACGGTGATTGCCAATCTGTTCATGGTCTTTGTGGCCGGATACAGGCCAACCGGGAAATCCATTTGGAAAGCATTCCTCTGGCTGAATGTCTATACACTGATCGTCTTCATCGTCAACTTCCTGATTGAAGGAAACTATATGTACATCTCCGAAAAACCAGTCAATCCATCTTTGATTGATTATCTCGGACCATGGCCATGGTACATCCTTTCCTTGGAAGCCATTACTCTAGTTACCTTCTTGATTTTATATTTGCCATTCTGGCTTACCAGAAGGTTGAATAGTGAAGAACTGCAAAATTAA
- a CDS encoding NAD(P)/FAD-dependent oxidoreductase codes for MYDIAIIGAGPAGSSAAIFAAKAGKKTLVIDSGKGMTQRAWVENHYGINEIAGPELVETGKKQASKFGAEIVEDSVVNISSENDVLTVETETQTFQAKHVLLATGALTDLADKIGLKLVPGTEPRIKNNVEVDENGKTSINGIWAAGTVAGVSVHTIVTAGNGAAVAINIISELNGERYVDHDLLKA; via the coding sequence ATGTACGATATAGCTATTATTGGAGCAGGTCCGGCGGGATCGAGCGCAGCAATTTTCGCTGCGAAAGCAGGAAAAAAGACATTGGTGATTGATAGCGGCAAAGGAATGACCCAGCGTGCATGGGTAGAAAACCACTATGGAATCAATGAAATTGCTGGCCCTGAGCTTGTCGAGACTGGCAAGAAACAAGCAAGTAAATTCGGGGCAGAGATTGTAGAAGATAGCGTTGTTAACATTTCATCTGAAAATGACGTATTGACTGTTGAAACTGAAACCCAAACATTCCAGGCAAAGCATGTTTTATTGGCCACCGGTGCATTAACTGACCTTGCCGATAAAATCGGCTTGAAGCTCGTGCCAGGAACGGAACCTCGTATCAAGAATAATGTAGAGGTTGACGAAAATGGCAAAACAAGCATCAACGGGATTTGGGCAGCTGGTACAGTGGCAGGTGTAAGTGTCCACACTATTGTTACCGCAGGAAATGGAGCAGCTGTTGCCATCAACATCATCAGCGAGCTGAATGGCGAACGTTATGTGGACCATGACTTGTTGAAAGCATAG
- a CDS encoding ABC transporter permease subunit yields the protein MKLFMHYLFRGLCILGGAVLFLSIPRLFYVEEKRLMYGPEFFLGSLQEVTAQILLFNPSSLIHQWMTTSIGERYFYTLQLLGLSLLAMVTGGIILTGAFIIIPRKFQSKMKDMINFSEAVPDLLIIFILQFVVIYMYKETGIKLFRLYGLSEKSYLMPVLAVSLLPSFFMAQFLIKEIELEWEKDYVIFAKSKGLHNLTIYFKHILRNILPMAIIQLRTLIWILLSQLVLVEYIFALQGFTKDMNHIFTKDAPSVIVFCLLLAIPILFVDVLARITDHVYRGKEEVHL from the coding sequence ATGAAGTTGTTCATGCATTACCTGTTCAGAGGATTGTGTATTTTAGGGGGAGCGGTCCTATTCCTATCCATTCCCCGGCTTTTTTATGTTGAAGAAAAGAGGCTGATGTATGGGCCGGAGTTTTTTCTAGGGTCACTGCAGGAGGTCACAGCGCAAATCCTGCTCTTTAATCCTTCTTCTCTCATTCATCAATGGATGACGACCAGTATTGGCGAACGTTATTTTTATACCCTGCAGCTTCTCGGGCTTTCATTGCTGGCGATGGTCACGGGGGGCATTATCCTGACAGGGGCGTTTATCATCATCCCAAGGAAATTTCAGTCAAAGATGAAGGACATGATCAATTTCAGTGAAGCAGTGCCTGATTTATTGATTATTTTCATTCTGCAGTTTGTGGTGATTTATATGTATAAGGAAACTGGAATCAAGCTGTTCAGGCTTTATGGATTGAGCGAAAAGTCCTATTTGATGCCTGTTTTGGCTGTATCGCTTTTGCCATCCTTTTTTATGGCTCAGTTTCTGATCAAAGAAATCGAGCTGGAATGGGAAAAGGACTATGTCATTTTTGCAAAATCGAAGGGACTCCATAATCTGACCATTTACTTCAAGCATATCCTTCGCAATATCTTGCCGATGGCAATCATCCAGTTAAGGACGTTAATTTGGATTCTTCTTTCCCAGCTGGTGTTAGTCGAATACATATTTGCTCTGCAGGGATTCACAAAAGACATGAATCACATTTTCACAAAAGATGCTCCGTCAGTGATTGTATTTTGCCTCTTACTCGCAATCCCCATTCTTTTCGTAGATGTGCTGGCAAGAATCACTGACCATGTCTATCGCGGAAAGGAAGAGGTACATCTATGA
- a CDS encoding helix-turn-helix transcriptional regulator, with protein MVKTKKNTRNLILNLLKKEVTLTVNDLTDRLNITHMAVRKHLISLEEEGVIKSVSVKQPMGRPLQKYSLTQQGELLFPKNYEGLSVEFLKDIKDMHGEESIQLLFSKREQRLTEEYKQKTQQKSMAEKIHEIARIQNEKGYMASVTKIDDDAYELVEYNCPIFAVANEFKVACRCETEMFKNILETDQVRRVCCKTDGDDHCKFIFQDKKED; from the coding sequence GTGGTGAAAACGAAAAAGAACACCCGAAACCTGATCCTGAACCTGTTAAAGAAAGAAGTAACATTGACAGTCAATGATCTTACCGATCGTTTGAATATTACCCATATGGCAGTAAGGAAGCATCTAATCAGCCTGGAAGAAGAAGGGGTCATTAAGTCCGTCTCAGTCAAGCAGCCAATGGGACGGCCGCTTCAAAAATATTCCTTAACCCAACAGGGAGAGCTGCTTTTCCCGAAAAATTATGAAGGGCTGAGCGTTGAGTTCCTGAAGGATATAAAGGACATGCATGGCGAGGAATCGATACAGCTTTTATTCAGCAAGAGAGAACAGCGGCTTACTGAGGAATATAAACAGAAGACGCAGCAAAAATCGATGGCTGAGAAAATACATGAAATCGCCAGGATTCAAAATGAAAAAGGCTATATGGCGAGCGTCACTAAGATTGACGACGATGCCTATGAGCTTGTTGAATACAATTGCCCGATTTTTGCAGTAGCGAATGAATTCAAGGTTGCCTGCCGATGTGAAACTGAAATGTTCAAGAACATCCTCGAAACAGATCAGGTGCGTCGTGTCTGCTGTAAAACCGATGGTGACGACCATTGTAAGTTTATCTTCCAAGATAAAAAGGAGGACTGA
- a CDS encoding FAD-dependent oxidoreductase — MYDVAIIGAGPAGGSAAIFAAKAGKKTIVLDNNKSVTKRAWMENHYGAPEIAGPDLVETGIKQAKKFGAEFVETTVTSVSKTDDGVKVVTENGEYEAKHVIIASGMMTDVADASGIATKDGTEPRIKTIFDVDAAGKTNVEGIWAAGTCAGVSMHTIVTAGDGAKVAINVISDLNGERYVDHDVLKA; from the coding sequence ATGTATGATGTAGCAATTATCGGAGCGGGCCCTGCAGGCGGAAGCGCAGCAATTTTCGCGGCAAAGGCTGGCAAAAAAACAATCGTGCTGGACAACAATAAAAGTGTAACGAAGCGTGCCTGGATGGAGAACCACTACGGAGCTCCTGAAATCGCAGGCCCTGACTTAGTTGAAACGGGCATCAAGCAGGCGAAAAAGTTTGGTGCAGAGTTCGTTGAAACGACAGTGACTTCAGTCAGCAAAACAGACGACGGCGTTAAAGTCGTAACTGAAAACGGCGAGTATGAAGCAAAGCATGTCATCATCGCATCAGGCATGATGACGGATGTAGCAGATGCATCAGGTATTGCAACAAAAGATGGCACAGAGCCAAGAATCAAGACGATTTTTGACGTAGATGCTGCCGGAAAAACAAATGTTGAAGGCATTTGGGCTGCAGGCACTTGTGCAGGCGTCAGCATGCACACAATCGTCACAGCTGGAGACGGCGCGAAGGTTGCCATCAACGTCATCAGTGACCTGAATGGCGAGCGTTATGTGGACCACGATGTATTAAAAGCATAA
- a CDS encoding GNAT family N-acetyltransferase, whose protein sequence is MAIRRATQAETNQILQLSGKVMKESSMGYAVNSVQNAYQLFMPVLQKGGYFLIDLENGLLRGWILLAADYNTVKGEVMGNLLSAYVFPKFRRSGVAMDLAIAAINEFKGLGIRTIQLNVFKGNPSRILCEKLGFKPVSTVMELDIQ, encoded by the coding sequence ATGGCAATCAGAAGAGCGACTCAGGCAGAGACAAACCAAATTCTCCAGCTGTCCGGGAAAGTGATGAAAGAGAGCTCGATGGGATACGCGGTAAACAGTGTACAAAATGCTTATCAACTTTTTATGCCTGTCCTCCAAAAAGGGGGCTATTTTCTCATCGATTTAGAAAACGGCCTGCTGAGAGGATGGATTTTGCTGGCTGCTGACTATAATACTGTGAAGGGCGAGGTCATGGGTAATCTGCTTAGTGCCTATGTATTTCCAAAGTTCAGAAGGTCGGGTGTCGCCATGGACTTGGCAATTGCGGCGATTAATGAGTTCAAGGGGCTGGGAATCAGGACAATCCAGCTAAATGTGTTCAAGGGTAATCCTTCTAGAATTCTTTGTGAAAAATTAGGGTTTAAACCTGTTTCAACGGTAATGGAATTAGATATCCAATAA
- a CDS encoding DUF2935 domain-containing protein: MQFYYGQQMPLRILDEAEFWKHQEEEHTVVIRELIPDLEQEYVDALKQWEKVLGETRHQVLRYIETVTRSGNYIPAQLHQHVLKLTSYYLQQSLEFIQLCEQIKNESEAVKNNPTAKVVLDHIIRESEYFVGIAQALLYQQTPQ; encoded by the coding sequence ATGCAGTTCTATTATGGACAACAGATGCCCTTGAGGATTTTGGATGAAGCAGAGTTCTGGAAGCACCAGGAGGAAGAGCATACTGTCGTGATCAGAGAGTTGATTCCTGATTTGGAACAGGAATATGTAGATGCCCTGAAGCAATGGGAAAAGGTATTGGGAGAGACCCGCCATCAAGTCTTAAGGTACATTGAGACGGTGACGAGATCGGGCAATTACATACCTGCCCAGCTTCACCAGCATGTCTTGAAGCTGACTTCCTATTATCTGCAGCAAAGCCTCGAGTTCATTCAATTGTGTGAGCAAATCAAGAATGAAAGCGAAGCGGTGAAAAATAATCCAACTGCCAAAGTTGTCCTGGACCATATCATCCGGGAATCTGAATACTTTGTCGGCATTGCCCAGGCACTTTTATATCAGCAGACACCTCAATAA
- a CDS encoding DUF1450 domain-containing protein: protein MGIVVVEICDASLITLLDIEGILENEFPEVAVLESSCLSFCGMCAKKPYAIVNGKRIFAKTPEECLELIREHIEMELALFA, encoded by the coding sequence ATGGGAATTGTAGTAGTGGAAATCTGTGATGCTAGCTTGATTACACTTTTAGATATTGAAGGCATTTTGGAAAACGAATTCCCGGAAGTAGCCGTGTTGGAAAGCAGCTGCCTGTCCTTCTGTGGAATGTGCGCCAAAAAGCCATACGCCATTGTGAACGGCAAACGGATTTTTGCGAAAACACCGGAGGAATGCCTTGAATTAATAAGAGAGCATATCGAAATGGAACTGGCTTTATTCGCTTGA
- a CDS encoding superoxide dismutase, with product MTTYSLPTLNYDFNALEPYIDQATMEIHYGKHHQTYVNNLNAALEGSAELQEKSLESLLSNLQDVPEEIRTAVRNNGGGHLNHSLFWEVIAPATSGSNPGEKLAAALNEQFGSFEGFKEEFTKAATTRFGSGWAWLVVNENGSLEVTSTPNQDNPVMEGKTAILGLDVWEHAYYLNYQNRRPEYISSFFNIINWEVVSSKFENAVK from the coding sequence ATGACTACATATTCTTTACCAACATTGAATTATGATTTTAATGCACTTGAGCCTTATATTGACCAGGCGACTATGGAAATCCATTATGGAAAGCATCATCAGACATATGTAAATAACTTGAATGCTGCTCTCGAAGGAAGTGCGGAACTTCAGGAGAAATCACTGGAAAGCTTATTAAGCAACCTTCAGGACGTGCCGGAGGAGATTCGTACGGCAGTGAGGAACAATGGTGGCGGCCATCTTAATCACTCATTATTCTGGGAAGTGATCGCTCCTGCTACTTCTGGTTCAAACCCAGGCGAAAAACTAGCAGCTGCACTGAATGAACAGTTTGGCAGCTTCGAAGGATTCAAAGAAGAATTTACAAAAGCAGCCACAACTCGCTTCGGTTCTGGCTGGGCATGGCTAGTAGTAAATGAGAATGGAAGTTTGGAAGTAACCAGCACTCCAAACCAGGACAATCCTGTCATGGAAGGAAAAACAGCGATTCTCGGCCTGGATGTTTGGGAGCATGCCTACTACTTGAACTACCAAAACAGACGCCCTGAGTATATTTCAAGCTTCTTCAACATCATTAATTGGGAAGTTGTTTCATCCAAGTTTGAAAATGCGGTGAAATAG
- a CDS encoding MarR family winged helix-turn-helix transcriptional regulator: protein MCEKSIKDLVDHYIHVSFSVNKIAEGMIKEEIGSDLTNDQHYTLRYINKVGSCTSSELAEVFDVKKSAITAIITRLWEKGFIQRTRDENDRRLVYLALTDKGNEMFQKTEERIHSLVESFITQFDQEEIVQFLKTYDKLNDILAERKSRVE, encoded by the coding sequence ATGTGTGAGAAATCAATAAAGGATTTAGTGGACCATTATATTCATGTTTCTTTTTCAGTCAACAAGATTGCCGAGGGGATGATCAAGGAAGAAATCGGATCAGATCTTACGAATGATCAGCACTATACATTGCGCTATATCAATAAGGTCGGTTCATGCACATCGTCCGAGCTGGCAGAAGTTTTTGATGTGAAAAAGAGTGCAATTACCGCAATTATTACGCGCTTATGGGAAAAAGGCTTCATCCAGAGAACGAGGGATGAAAATGACAGGCGTTTGGTATATCTGGCTTTGACGGATAAAGGAAACGAAATGTTCCAAAAAACGGAGGAGCGGATTCACTCCCTTGTTGAATCGTTTATTACACAGTTCGACCAGGAGGAAATCGTCCAGTTCCTTAAGACATACGACAAGCTGAATGATATTTTAGCAGAAAGAAAGAGTAGGGTGGAATAG
- a CDS encoding cell wall hydrolase — translation MAVVKHTEADIDLLARLLRAEGEGEGQQGMLMIGNVGINRIRGNCSDFKGLRTIPQMIYQEHAFEATQKGYFYQRAREVEKRLARRAVKGERLWPSKFSLWYFRPPGDCPPTWYNQPLAGRFKLHCFYEPTGEECENIYNTF, via the coding sequence ATGGCAGTTGTAAAGCATACAGAGGCGGATATAGATTTGTTGGCCAGACTTCTGAGGGCAGAAGGTGAGGGGGAAGGCCAGCAGGGGATGCTGATGATAGGGAATGTGGGGATCAATCGGATACGGGGGAATTGTTCTGATTTTAAAGGGTTAAGGACGATTCCGCAGATGATTTATCAGGAGCACGCCTTTGAGGCTACCCAGAAGGGTTATTTTTACCAGAGGGCCAGGGAAGTGGAAAAGAGGCTGGCAAGGCGGGCGGTTAAAGGCGAACGGCTATGGCCATCCAAATTTTCGCTCTGGTATTTCCGGCCGCCGGGTGATTGTCCGCCGACCTGGTACAATCAGCCGCTCGCTGGCCGTTTCAAGCTCCATTGCTTTTACGAACCGACTGGAGAAGAATGTGAAAATATTTATAATACTTTCTAA
- a CDS encoding ABC transporter permease: MKFIAFSVKRILAAIPSLLLTSMVVFTLFMMMPGVMGADYDFGIIWSEYKKWVVNFLTGELGVSSYYRVPVTVILKEKMKNTIILGLASLLITYVLSFFMGRYAGRHPNTLGDRLISGINYSGLSFPMIVVAVYSIYFFSFELNWFPSNGSVDITVPEGTLEYWLDWLHHLILPATVLGIVATATYTQFLRDDIIDNSRKEYVRTARAIGVSEKRIYNVHILRNSLIPIVTFLGFDMVNLVNGAIIVETVFTYPGIGQLFIKAINMRDHAMVMNLTMIFSTIMIVGNMIADILYGVVDPRIKVE, from the coding sequence ATGAAATTTATAGCGTTTTCAGTGAAAAGAATTCTGGCTGCTATACCAAGCCTGCTTCTGACTTCAATGGTCGTATTCACTCTATTCATGATGATGCCAGGGGTGATGGGGGCAGACTATGATTTCGGAATAATATGGTCAGAATATAAAAAATGGGTCGTGAATTTCTTAACGGGTGAGCTTGGGGTATCCTCCTACTACCGTGTCCCCGTAACCGTGATTCTTAAAGAGAAAATGAAAAACACTATTATTTTAGGACTTGCATCTTTACTAATCACTTATGTTCTTTCTTTTTTCATGGGAAGATATGCGGGCCGTCATCCTAACACATTAGGTGACAGGTTGATCAGTGGGATCAATTATAGCGGCCTTTCATTTCCGATGATTGTCGTTGCCGTCTATTCGATTTATTTTTTCTCTTTCGAATTGAACTGGTTTCCATCGAATGGATCTGTTGATATCACCGTACCGGAAGGGACTCTGGAATACTGGCTTGATTGGCTTCATCATCTAATTTTGCCGGCAACAGTCCTGGGAATCGTCGCCACAGCGACATATACTCAATTTTTGAGGGATGATATCATCGATAACAGCCGTAAAGAGTATGTGAGGACAGCAAGAGCTATCGGGGTTTCTGAAAAAAGGATCTACAATGTGCATATTCTGAGAAACTCTTTGATTCCGATCGTCACGTTTCTTGGATTTGATATGGTCAATCTAGTTAATGGAGCAATCATTGTTGAAACGGTTTTTACTTATCCGGGTATAGGCCAATTATTCATCAAAGCTATTAATATGAGGGACCATGCGATGGTGATGAACCTGACGATGATTTTCTCGACAATCATGATTGTTGGCAATATGATTGCAGATATCCTGTACGGAGTGGTGGATCCACGGATAAAAGTAGAGTAG